Part of the Notamacropus eugenii isolate mMacEug1 chromosome 5, mMacEug1.pri_v2, whole genome shotgun sequence genome is shown below.
AAGCATAATGACAGGTCAGAAAGATCAGAGACTGGGAACTGGCTCTTATTTCTATTACTTTCCCCATCACTTGATCCTTCTACTCCAGCCTCTTTAAATCTTTCCCCAAAGGAATTTACACCTTTGGCTATAAGATGAAAATGGGATCACAGTCATTGACTCTACACCTCTTCTACCAGAGTTGGCTAGATTCCCAGACTCCATTGGGAATGCAAAGAGATTGAAAGTTTCTACAGGAGCCAGAGATACTTACTTGATGTCATTGGCTGGCTCCTCTTGCATTTTTTCCCGGTGACAGTACAGGAGGACCAATACAGCCAACACCACCAGCACTACCAGCGTGGCCACCACAGCTCCAGCTACCACTGCTGCCTTTGGCCCTAGAAAAATCTAGGAGTCAGAGCTGGATATCTAATTAACACCTCCCCATAAAATTGACCTTTCCTAAATACTCccttcctccaccaccaccaccaccaccccagcaTATATTCTGCCCCAACAGGAAGAAGAGTGGAAGAACGGGTTGATTAGGAAACATGCAGTCAATGATTGACATTTCAGTATTTTGGATAAGAGTAAAGGCTTCAATTACCCATCCCAGCATCTTTGCTTTGACTCTTTCCCCTAtacttccccttttctttgctgTCATTCAACACTGACCACCCTTTTTGTAGCCACCACATCATCCCTACTGACCTGAAGTTACCTCTACGGTCACATTGCACTGGGCACTGCCCACCTTGTTGCTGGCTTTGCAGACATAGACTCCGGACATGGAGGCTGAGAGGTTGGTGAGAAACAGAGACCCACGGGTGCTATCTGCAAGCATAGTTCAAGTGGTGAGCCCATAAATACCTCTTCCCAAAGAACTGTCCACTTCCTTTGGATTCAACTCTTTATAACGTTCTGTCAAGTCTATCCATTTCCCACCAGAGTACTAGGGAATACAGCACCTGGAACCCCCTAGCTTCTGCTTCCAATTTTTATACTTTCAGGACTCCACCTATTATGCCTTACTTTTCTCAGACTCATTCCTAACTTCCCATCTGTCATCTCAACACCATGGACATGTATACCCACAATGCTGGTTCAGGGGAGGGAGACTAAAGGAGTTATACTTTCCTCTCAATTTACCTTACACCTTTATCAATTTACTCCCAGAATCTCCCAGTCATCCCCCTTGTCTCCTcagctcttctctttctctccctcctttaagTCCTCTTGCCCCTCTTCAACAAGCAAGTATTATTCATGTGCTAGGTGTTAGACatttaaagacaaaagacatCCTGACCCTGAAGGTATTTATAATTTAGTGCCTATAagacatgtacataaatacataaaatatacattagAATATGGTCAcacaaaatgatataaaaaattttttaaaggaagactCAAGAAAGGTTCAATTCCAATCTTTCTCACTGTGACAGTAGCTAACGTATTTTCCTTTCTTACCCTCAGTCTGTCTCAACATTTGCAATACCCCAGCTCCCCAGTTCTCCCAAATTTTCTCACCTACAGCAGGTGAGAAGAAGAACTGGACCCGTGGGGGGAGCCGCTCCCACCTGTACTGGGCAGCTGGCTTGCTTCTTGGTGTCAGGCAGGTCAGGGTCACATTGGCCCCCATTCTTGGAACACCATGGAGATGACATGATGGAGCAGCTGGGGACACTGAGGAGATGAAGGAATCAGGTGAGAGACTAAGACCAATTATTTATGATAGGAAAAGACTTGTAACTCTGTCCCACCTTCCCTAAGTCCATGGTTCTCTTATGCACTTTTGGGAGAGATCAAACTGTAAGGGTAACACAGGAGACGAGAGAAGTGAGGGTGGGATGAAATGGGATTGCATATCAATAGTAATAGTTGAAATCTATATCCTATTTTACATTGGGGGATAGCTCTCTCATGCACATTGGGGTGAAGGGAGATAGACTCAAGAGATTAGGAGTACTGCTCACTTACCCAGAACATCAAGTTCCAAGCTGCCCACACCTGACATACTATTTCGTTGGTCCCGCACATTCACAGAGCATTTGTATTGTCCAGAGTCCTGCTCTTGGAGCTGAACTAGCTTCAGAGATATGTTTCTGGAGGGCATGGTGTGTACTAGGGATATGCGGGGTTCACTTAATAATGTTCCATCAATATAGGACAGCACCTAGAAAGGTAGAGAGATCACAAGGCCCCATTACTGGGCACTCAAGGGGCCCAACAGGCCAGCAGCCTTCACATTAAACTTTTAAttcattatattaaaataatgcaAGAGACAATGAAAACAAATTCAGTTGGAAGGGGTAATTTTTATATTGGTTTATGTGCTACTGGCATAAACGTTACATTTTGGTGCCCTGGACTAAGTGCTTAATTGCTCTATTCCAATTATGACTCTCTGCTCTACCCAAGTAGTTAGTATACTAACACTCCACCAGATCCTACTAGCTTAATCTTCCCCATTTGACAAATAACTtcactgtaaaataaggggttggactaaacaGTCTTTAAGGTCCTTTATAGCTCTAATGTGTACATCCTGGAGTAAGTGCCCACCCAACCCAGTGGTTTCAGCTCCCTGACAAAATCTCTCCTAAATGaatctcttctcattctcttagGATACCCCTTTTCTTCACCTGCACCATTTTCTTCCCACTTTGTTCCAGGAACCATAGCACATAAGGGGAGGGCTCAGGCTTAGGAGAGGACATCATTGTGTTCAGCGTGTACCATGCAGGGAGTACCACCTCTGCCCCTTCCACTGCTTCCACCCTGGGAGACCCCGTGTGCAACTCCAGCTGGGCTCCTCGGGAAACAGATGCTGTGGGAGAGAATAGAGGGATATCACTGAGGAGCTGGGCAGGGGCAAGGCAAAAGAGTaagggggaaaatattatttcccCTTCTGCCCACCCTCCCTGCCCCATGCATCACTGAGTATAGATCTCTGTAGAGAGATGGGATGGTGCTTGTGCTGGCAAAAGTGAATGGGTCAAGATCTGAGAACCTCTCTCTACTGACCTTGAATCAGTTGGGTCTAAGAAGAGGTATTTCAAAACtctttggtggggagggagggaaagagaattatTAGACCTTCagttccctctttctttttcagagCAAAAATGAGCAGAACTTACCATCCTTTTATCCCTTGCTTCTCTTTTTATATCAGCACTCATCCTCCCTGCCCCCTATACTTCTCCTTCCCAGTCACTTGTAGGAATGAATGGGGCAGTTGCCCttgcagcttaaaaaaaaaaatcagcaaagctTCTTCCCATGTTGCCCTACTAAAGTACTCAGACCTAGCCCCCTTGTTCCCCTACCAAAGTAACAGACAGGTTACCCCTGTTCGGTGGAGGGAGTCTGACCATCCATCATTGCTCCGGTTGTGGCTGCTCTCCTCTCTCTCGGCTCTGTATTTATCAGAGGGCCATGTGGGTGAGGGTGCTCCAGTTACCCATTAACTCAGCGGCTCTATCAGAAGCTCTCAAGTGGTAAAAGAAAGGGTGACTCCAGTGCCTGGGCCTGGCACTTGTCAGGTCTGGGCCCTCGCCTTCCCAGTTATGGAGACTGGATCTTTCTCCCCTCAAAAGTGAAGACTTGAGAAGAGGATTCAAATCAAAGCCTTCTTGGCCTGGAActaccaccaccagcagcagcagcagcttcagaaaTTTTCTGTGCTTTGAACTGGGGGTATCTGTTATGGGAACTTAAGACTGAGGAATAGAAGAGCTGGAGGAGACGATAGAAATAGTTCTCATTTGTATAGAAACTGAGGTTTGCTAGGAGTTGCACTTAATATATATTGTGTGACACTTTCCACAATATAGCAGTTGCTATTATTAGCTgcgtttaacagatgaggaaactgaagactccagagattgacttgcccagtgtctgaACCCAGAAATTAGAAAAACTCACGTTCTTAATACCAAGTGCAGAACTTTATCCAAGTGGCCTTCCCAAACTGGGCTGTGTTGACATCACCTATATATGGTCAAGCCTCAGGCTTTATGTGGTGGGGGGAAGGTAAGAGTAAGCAGAAATTGCTTGAGCTCTCTGAAAACTGTAGGTAGTATATAGACTATCATCTTTGGAatctgctctggtcttttgacTGACTTCTAGATATTGAATCATTGTACTTTAGAGATAGGAGTCTTCTTAGAAGTAATCTTCACCAACTTCCTTCTTCCATTCTATAGCTAAAAGGCATTATGGagagtggatagaggactgggctcaaactcaagtcttcagaTTCCAAGGCTCTTTTCTGATACCCAGGAAAAGAGAAGTCAGTTAAAACCTCTGAGCCTAAGGAAATtctgagactataaattataatagctagcatttatatgtctcttcaaggttttcaaagtgctttacgtgTTACTACTTTTAATCCTCACAAttaccctgggaagtaggtgctactattatccccacttaaaaatgaggaaactgaggcagaaagagtttAAATGAATTTCTCAGAGTCATAAAACTAGCAAGTGattaagacaggatttgaattcaggtcttcctacctccaagtcCAATACTACCCACAGTGCCATTTATCTGTCTCTATAGACAGTAATCATTttcacacagatgaaatcacatcTTTGACGTAATGATAGTAGCTGACATTCATAGAGGGCTTTGTGATTTAAAAAGAACATTACATATAATATCCCATTTTATtccaacaactctatgaggtaggtgctatttttcttcctatttttcagataaggaagctgaggtttagagaggtcaGGTGTCTTGCTCATGGTCATCCAGTACAGGCCTCTCTTCACCTGACTACAGGTCAAACATTCTTTCCAAGTATAGAAATATGTACAGAGTGCTAGTGAATGGCAAAGCTGGAAGAGAAGTCAGGGCTTGAGACCCCCTAGTCCAGTACAACCCCACAGCTATTTCTTGGTCTTGCttaataatttaaatttcttAATCCCTAGCCTATTTGGGGGCTtagtaaatcaacaagcatttattaaacatttaaactCCTCACCCACACAGAATACAAAATCTAATGGAtgaaacaaaatgcaaacaactatgtacaaaccagATGGATACTGTGTAAATGTCCCGTAGGTTTCAAAGGAAGGCCTTTGCCTTGCCAGGACAGAGAAAGGCCTCTAGTAGGAATATGTGAGATTTTAGCAATCTTGAAGTCAAGGAAACTAGGAAGGAAATGAGTAGGGAGAGTGTTCTGGGCATGGGGGTcagtcagtgaaaaggcacaAAGTTTTCGAGAAGTATCATGTTGGAGGGACAGCAAGAAGGCCAAAGCCAACAAAATTTGGAAGACAAAAAGGGCTTAGAACATAGCCATAAGCAACAGGCCATAACCACCCTCCAAATGCGCTGAATACTCCCTTGAGATAGGGAGGAAGTGACTATGGTGCAGGatgcacccctcccccacctgtTTGTAGGTCCCCTTCCTCACCCACCTCTTTTCTTTGGATTTTCAGTGTTCTCACCCACACCCCCCCCTGTTTCCTGGCAATGTCTCCACAGACTGGACAGGAAACAAAGGCCTTAGAGATAAGTAGGGAGACAATGAAGGGGGGGACAAAACCGGAGATGCCCCACCCCAGAATTATCCGGCCAAGTAGCTAAGTCTCCTCTCCTCCTACTGGGCTGGTCCCTTCCACTTGTGTGCCTTTGGTATCTTTCCTTACTATCCTCTCTTTGCTATAAGAAGGTGAAAGGTAGAGAAAAGAGACCATACTTTTCCAGAATTATCCCTAGCAGGGAAGAGGTGGAAGGATAGTAGCTGTGGCTGGATGGAAAGCTTATCAAAAAGCTTTCCCTGTACCCTCAATTCTTTGCTTGGGGGTAAAGAGATACTTCGATACTTTGGGAGAACCTTAATGTTTCTTCCTCCCAGAAGAAGTCCTTAACTCTGGAACTGAGACAGCAGAAACgtcactagcttccatttttTTGTATATGCTTGGGAGAGGAGCAGCAGGGCCCTCATTCCCCTTACTTCCCCTACCCCCTGTCCAAGAGGGCAACCCAATCACAACAGCAATCTGGATGTATGATCCTTTTCTAGAGCTTGAATCCACaacttcaaagttttcaaaagaaatgggTCTTAAGGGGTCTGGAAAgaatcaaagtgtatgcacactcagttattcatctttttcattcCACCTCCTGGCCCTAAGAATctattcagaggaaaaaaaattacccagATATCCTGTTTtcgcagtttttttttttgtctgactCCTCCATTCTAATGGCCCTACTTTGGCCAGATGTTAATTGGAGTGGAGAGGGCTTATTATCAAGATAGAGCCAACGTAGGGATCAGGCTCTACCAGGACAGGGGACCTCTTTTctggaaggaagaagggatgggGGAGCAGGCAGCCCAGGCCCTAGCCTCACCATCCTCTGGCTATTTTTAGTCTCCCTCCTTCTCTGGGAACCTCCCCCTGCTGGCTTCTCACGCCCCAGGGGCAGCAATACAGAGTCATGGAGAACAAAATGAGCGGAGCCTGGACCAGAGGAATTGAGCACCATCTGCCAAAAGACTTATTAACTAGCCCCTTGCCAGTTTGGGATGGGCAAAACCCCTCAAAGTCAAGTAGGTTACCATCTAGCTCAGGGATAGATAGAAAGTTGAGGGTTGGGAAGAGGTGCAGTGGGACTGTAGAGTGAGTATGAACCCAGTTCTGCTACCCAGCCACCCTCTTCTCACTCCTATCTAGGCCTGTGGCAGCTTTTCCTTTCTGCCTGGGTAGCCCAAAAGGAAACTaggggagaaacaaagaaaaattgagaaaaccTGAGGATTCAGATCAGTAGCAACTACTGTTTCCTAAAGACCCAAATTTACTCAAAGACTGGGAGGGGTCTTTTGCTGCTAGGGTATATGAATAAAGTGTTTTTTGTAGAGCACCAAAAGAGCCTGAAAGTCAGATGCTCCGGCACTCCGGAACTGGACCAAACAAGAATGTAACCGAGGGGAAGCTGCCCTGTCCTAATATTTCTTGCCCTCAAAAATTTTGAGAGCATTTGGACTTTCAATCACAGCTTTTTCGTttttgttcttcatcctttgatTCTCCCGTAGAAGAAACCAGTGCGATACGGGATAATAATGATGAGGAGACTGACCTGGACCCTAAACTTGCTCTGGCTCGCTCACACTCCATTCCAACACCAAGGTTCCCATCTGCGCCACCCCTCCAAAAATAATCACTACGGAGAGGGAAAGAGCGTCAGGAGATAAGGTACGTTGAGTAACGGGTTTGGAAGCTTTCCATCCTCCTTCAGACGTAGTTGCGAGAATGAGTTCTGTTACACCACCCTCCCCAAGAACTAGAACGAGCAGTAAGgatcatcaagcatttactctcAAGGAGTGTCTCTCGTTTTCCAATGCCCCATCCTCTCCTCAAAGTCGACGGCTTTATCCCTTCAGAGATCACAATGAGGAACCTCTTAGGGTAGCAAGCCTGCAAGCCCCACTATCCTCCATGGACCCGGCTCCCTCCCGCACACACTTCCTGTGTCCCAAATAACCTCACTGCCACGCTCCCGAGGGTGCAACCTCTGGTTCTCCGGGCAGGAAacaggctgggggggggggggggagaagtgGAGGAGGCCCACGGAAGGGGTCACTAGGATGATGAAGGTACTTTAGCATGAAACCCCAAAAGACAGATAATTCTTGAGttgtttttttgagggggggggcGAGGAGTGTTTTTTCCCCAGCTCCTGCCTTCTCCGACGGGTGGGTGAGGGTGCAGTTAAGCCCTTAAGCTCTTTATAGTTGGTTTCTCATCTCGGAGCTCAAAGCAGATCAGCTCAGCTCATCAGACTCATAACTGAAGATGAAGTGGGGTGGAGTGGAGGAATGGGGTTACTAACCCTTGAGAGTATCCAGATCCActaccttttccctctcctccctgcaCCCTCCCCGCCCCTCAGACTGCCCCAATTGGGCTCTTACACTCTCCGGTCCAGGACTGTCAGTAGTCCTAATTGTCATGCCACGGAAGGGATAAAGgtacctcccctctccctctttcatATGAGAATGGACTCAAAAGTTTCATTAGCGTCCAAAGTATAGAAAGCCTTTCTCTCCCCACCACAGTGTCCACTCTAAGTCAGGGGTTCCCCCCAAGGTCGAACTCACCGAAGGTGGTCATCCCCAGGAGAAAAAGCTGAAGTTGGAGGGACCATGGAGGGCCAGGCGAGGGGACCATGGCACTCCCAATCCCCAAAGCATTCAGGGTCTCAGAGTCCTAAAACAGGTGTTGCGTTTGCGCTAGAGCAGGAGCCGGAATACCAGCCAAGGCTACAGACACTAAATGACACTGTGGGCGGCGGCTCAGACTCGGGTGCCTTGGACTttggggagtgaggagggagggtgcTCAGGGGCGGGGCCTTCGAAGGGGCGGAGAGGTCACGGCTCGAGGGTTCAAGTGGCTATACCAGCCACGAAGTGGCGCTCCTTCATTCTTCAACAACGTGAAGCCCATGCCTCTCGAGGGTAAAAACAAATAGAGGGGGCAAGTGGGTGGTGACATCCTTGACACCAAGGAGGTGTCGCCCCGGGAAAGGGTCCTGAGTAGCTGAAATATTTACTCCTGCTCCTCCTTCGCCAGTACTTCAGGAGTCTGTTGAAGACGAGAACGGGGTTTTGGGGAGGGGGCGGCAGACTTCGAGCAAAGAAAGAGaccagagaaggggaaaggactgAGAACAGGTCAATAATCCAACGGGCGGAACCCGCTCTGGTCACAATCTGGTCCTTAGGATTCCCCCGCCAACCTATAATAGTGGTAATGGGTATCACGCAGAGACCTGCTGCGCCAACCGCtttctatacatacataagtaGTGGAACAGCACCCTGAACTAAAAAAATGCCTCTCCCGCCTCCTTAGGCAAGACTTCCAGGAGTTCCTTCTCAAGTAGGGCCAGTGGGCGTCACTAGCAGCCTGGGTCTTCTTAGTTAGTACGGTCGGAGCAGCCGCAAAAGCCCAAAGATGCAGTCAGCCTTGGGCACAGGTTATTCAGCACCGCCCCCTTCCCCGCCCCCAACAGTTTTGTGGGGGCAAGGGGCGGGGCTACCATTGGAAGAGTAGGTCTGTACAGTTGCAGAACCCAGCCTTCTTTCCCTGGCCAAAGAGCATGGAAAATCAAGAAATCTCCGACAGTCAGGAATACTCCAGGCTACGCTGTCCCTGGAGCAGCACTCCCCACCGGGGTAGGAGGGAAGGTGTAGCGTATACTGATTTGCTTTATGCgcggagaggggagaaatggagaatgAGAATTCTAGCTAGACACAGGACCCCAGTGCCTGCGGATCTCAAAGCATGAATCAGCTCCTCTGATTCTAGGTGGACCTAAGGCGGCTCAATAAGCTGAGAACGAAAACCAGGTATTCTGGTTCTTTTGGATCCTCCCCCTGGAAAGGGAGTGGCTTGTAGCCCTGGACATACAAGTGTGGAATGCGGGAAAGTACGTAGCCCCTCAGTTATCCTCCCCTGCGGTGCATGGCTCAAGGCCTGATCTGATCCTTTAATGCTCAGGATTGCTTACTCTTGTTTGCTGagaatttaattaaaattcaCAGGAAACAAAACACGATAGGTCTACCAGACCAAGAACCTCTTTGATAATGCTTAGGCTGACCGTAGCGCGCAGGACCTCGACCATCACAGCCCAAATGAAACACACTGACATCTGTTTCTTCTCCGGTCTAAGAGGGAGActtgggggcggggggggagaaagggagaccgGGAGGCACGGTTTGCAGTGCAAGACTAGGCTGAAGTAAGAAGTCAAATCAGAAAGAGAGCTTAAGGAACTCGTTTCACCGCTGTTCACTCCCGTCCTCTGGGTGCCAGGACGTTAGGACACCACAGATGTAAAAGACTaaagcaacaaatatttaagaGCTTACTAAATGCACAGCATCTCACCAAAATTTAAGGGAGCCTAATCCCCTCTCTGGCATGTCTTTCTGGGCTTGACAGGATGCCAGATCAAATGGCTAGTGAGCTGTCAAAGTGCCAAGAACAACTATGCAAAACACCAGACAAGCCATGAAGCCCCAGGAATTTTGTGGATGTGGGTACTTGGCTGTAAAGGGTGTGCAGGTGAAAAACTTCTGGAGGCAAGGGCAATAAAGAAGTCTTGCAAAGTCTGAGTCCAATCAATACACGAAGTCCAGGAAATACAGGTCCAATTAGGGGGTGGATTAAATTTTA
Proteins encoded:
- the ESAM gene encoding endothelial cell-selective adhesion molecule isoform X2 translates to MVRLPPPNRASVSRGAQLELHTGSPRVEAVEGAEVVLPAWYTLNTMMSSPKPEPSPYVLWFLEQSGKKMVQVLSYIDGTLLSEPRISLVHTMPSRNISLKLVQLQEQDSGQYKCSVNVRDQRNSMSGVGSLELDVLVSPAAPSCHLHGVPRMGANVTLTCLTPRSKPAAQYRWERLPPRVQFFFSPAVDSTRGSLFLTNLSASMSGVYVCKASNKVGSAQCNVTVEVTSGPKAAVVAGAVVATLVVLVVLAVLVLLYCHREKMQEEPANDIKEDAVAPRTLPWPKSSDTISKNGTLSSVTSARALRPSHGSTRPEALTPTPSLSSQALPSPGLPRTNRTHLPTASPTLGGVSSSALSRMGAVPVMVPAQNQAGSLV
- the ESAM gene encoding endothelial cell-selective adhesion molecule isoform X1; translated protein: MVPSPGPPWSLQLQLFLLGMTTFASVSRGAQLELHTGSPRVEAVEGAEVVLPAWYTLNTMMSSPKPEPSPYVLWFLEQSGKKMVQVLSYIDGTLLSEPRISLVHTMPSRNISLKLVQLQEQDSGQYKCSVNVRDQRNSMSGVGSLELDVLVSPAAPSCHLHGVPRMGANVTLTCLTPRSKPAAQYRWERLPPRVQFFFSPAVDSTRGSLFLTNLSASMSGVYVCKASNKVGSAQCNVTVEVTSGPKAAVVAGAVVATLVVLVVLAVLVLLYCHREKMQEEPANDIKEDAVAPRTLPWPKSSDTISKNGTLSSVTSARALRPSHGSTRPEALTPTPSLSSQALPSPGLPRTNRTHLPTASPTLGGVSSSALSRMGAVPVMVPAQNQAGSLV